Proteins found in one Elephas maximus indicus isolate mEleMax1 chromosome 11, mEleMax1 primary haplotype, whole genome shotgun sequence genomic segment:
- the CD22 gene encoding B-cell receptor CD22 isoform X4 has product MSLIQLQWSLEESAVTLISMDPKTVSTESKLTFHPNWTHHGQNLTCQLKDNSGEMLSQETVQLNVNHSPKLKIEISSGKATVMEGESVIFACLVISSNPEHGDISWFKDSTKLIMQKTNVLTLSTVTKRDSGKYHCQSFNSVGAGKSEDVVLHVQFTPEPSSVQIVPSPANEGEMVELTCTSLAYPPPTNYTWYHNGQEVQGRREKNFQIPKLLLCHAGNYSCLAENSLGPGEIGQEAELDIQYAPKGVTMVIQNPTPIREGDDVTLVCNYNSSNPRVTEYKWKPEASKNKSFPEVMMIRKVTWDVKPITCEACNLWCSKAPFVTLDVHYAPKDVRVLKISPRTEIHSGHPVLLRCDFSRSHPMDVRFFWKKNGSFLEEGQELSFDSISPEDAGHYSCLVNNSIGQTTSEAWMLQVLYKPRGLRVSIAPQDRVMEGKKATLTCESDANPPVSWYTWFDWNNQNLHHAAQTLRLEPVNVKHSGAYWCQGNNQLGMGQSPPSTLTVYYSPETIGKRAALGIGVCLSIFILAIWGVKVYRSWKKIREQQELQENSSGQSFFVKNKKIRRAGLSEGPHSLGCYNPAMEDGISYAALRFPFGETDTPGADDVGTSASVSNMEDMVTYSVVQKRRVVPRKESASSHTAQETQSGGHHPLLPCLSSFALLSTRNGSETTVIKLEGQGEAQARKWRTRRHWVTGLSSPKMSAACTS; this is encoded by the exons ATGTCTCTG ATCCAATTGCAGTGGTCATTGGAGGAGTCGGCTGTCACCTTGATCTCCATGGACCCCAAGACTGTCTCCACAGAGAGCAAGCTCACGTTCCACCCGAACTGGACTCACCACGGGCAGAACCTGACATGCCAGCTCAAGGATAACTCAGGGGAGATGCTCTCACAGGAAACGGTGCAGCTGAATGTGAACC ACTCTCCAAAGTTGAAGATCGAGATCAGTTCCGGAAAAGCCACTGTCATGGAAGGAGAGTCTGTGATTTTTGCGTGCCTTGTCATCAGCAGCAACCCAGAGCATGGAGATATATCCTGGTTCAAGGACAGCACCAAACTGATCATGCAAAAGACGAACGTGTTAACTCTGTCCACAGTGACCAAGAGAGACAGTGGGAAGTACCATTGTCAGAGCTTCAATTCTGTGGGCGCAGGAAAGTCAGAAGACGTGGTCCTCCATGTGCAGT TTACGCCAGAACCTTCCAGTGTTCAGATCGTCCCCTCACCAGCTAATGAGGGAGAGATGGTGGAGCTGACTTGTACATCGCTAGCCTACCCTCCTCCTACAAATTACACCTGGTATCACAATGGGCAAGAAGttcagggaaggagagaaaagaattTCCAGATCCCAAAACTTCTCCTCTGTCATGCTGGGAATTATTCCTGTTTGGCAGAAAACAGTCTTGGTCCTGGAgagattggccaggaagctgagtTGGACATACAAT atgcCCCCAAGGGGGTGACCATGGTGATTCAGAATCCGACACCAATTCGAGAAGGAGACGATGTGACCCTGGTCTGTAACTACAATTCCAGTAACCCTAGGGTTACTGAGTATAAATGGAAACCTGAAGCCTCCAAGAATAAGTCATTCCCCGAGGTGATGATGATTAGAAAAGTCACCTGGGATGTCAAGCCAATCACCTGCGAGGCCTGTAACCTCTGGTGTTCGAAGGCTCCCTTTGTCACACTGGATGTCCACT ATGCCCCCAAAGACGTCAGGGTCCTGAAGATCAGCCCCAGGACTGAGATCCACTCAGGGCACCCAGTCCTCCTTCGATGTGACTTCTCAAGAAGCCACCCTATGGATGTCCGCTTCTTCTGGAAGAAAAATGGAAGCTTTCTGGAGGAAGGACAAGAGCTGAGTTTTGACTCCATCTCCCCAGAAGATGCTGGACATTACAGCTGCTTGGTCaacaactccataggacagaccACATCTGAGGCCTGGATGCTCCAAGTACTGT ATAAACCTAGGGGGCTGCGGGTGTCCATCGCCCCACAAGACAGAGTGATGGAGGGGAAGAAGGCAACCTTGACGTGTGAGAGCGATGCCAACCCTCCTGTCTCCTGGTATACCTGGTTTGACTGGAACAACCAAAACCTCCACCATGCGGCTCAGACGCTGAGATTGGAGCCTGTGAATGTCAAGCACTCTGGCGCCTATTGGTGCCAGGGTAACAACCAGCTGGGCATGGGCCAGTCACCCCCCAGCACCCTCACTGTCTACT ATAGCCCAGAGACCATAGGCAAGAGAGCAGCTCTGGGAATCGGGGTGTGCCTGTCCATCTTCATCCTGGCAATCTGGGGGGTCAAGGTTTACAGAAG TTGGAAGAAGATTCGAGAGCAGCAGGAGCTTCAGGAAAATTCCAGTGGGCAGAGCTTCTTTGTGAAGAATAAGAAG ATTAGAAGAGCCGGCCTCTCCGAAGGGCCCCACTCCCTAGGATGCTATAACCCAGCGATGGAAGATGGCATTAGCTATGCTGCCTTGCGCTTTCCTTTTGGGGAGACGGACACACCAGGCGCTGA TGATGTGGGGACTTCAGCCAGTGTCTCAAACATGGAGGACATGGTCACTTACTCTGTGGTGCAGAAGCGGCGAGTG GTGCCCAGGAAGGAGTCGGCTTCCAGTCACACAGCTCAAGAGACGCAGAGTGGAGGCCACCACCCGTTACTCCCGTGCCTCTCCTCCTTTGCCCTCCTGTCAACACGGAACGGGTCAGAAACCACTGTCATCAAGCTAGAAGGGCAAGGAGAAGCACAGGCAAGAAAATGGAggacccgacggcactgggtgactGGGTTGTCCTCACCAAAGATGTCTGCAGCCTGCACAAGCTGA